TCTTGATCTTTGTCTTTTTGGCGCTGTgaatcatcatcttcttcttcatttttgcgTCATTGCATGTTATACTTGAACGAATAAAAAGCATTTGATGTGGTTGGAGAACCGTACCATGTAATTTCTCCCATTTAATCTCTTCGAACACATCTTTAAATTGTGGCACAGGATTTTGAGGCAAAGAGGATTTCGTTTctgttcttgtacttgtacttgtaccCACAAGGGTTGGGTCTCCACCTGACACTATATCACGTGGGTCATGAACTTGATCTATCTTCGAGAACGAACCGTTTGCCACAGCAGACGTAATTCCATTAACTTTCTATGAGTAGTCGCTAGCCTCCATCGTCTTATCTTCCGATGCAGCCTCTATGAATGTGCCATTAgttggatgaatggaatggtcATCGTTAGACCTCGGATCAGTGAATTTTCCCTCCTCGAGTGAATTCGATGTCGAAATCTGCAATCCAGCATCTGCTCTATCCTCCGGCACCACAGCCACAGATGAATTAGGTGGAGGAGGCAGCGCCTCATCCACTGCCTGCGTTTTCACAGCAGCAGGTTCCGGGATATTGCCTAGATCAGCAGCTGTCTCTCCTGTGCTCCGTGCGTGATCCACAGCAACAATCGGCTGCACGGGCGTGCCACCCTCCGCCATTAGATTTTGCGCCGCCTCCTTGTCTTGAACCTCAACCCACTGTTTGGAGCCAAAACCCACTCGAGGAGGATGCCCAGGTTCTTGCATCTCTCCTCCTGTCTTCTTTGTCAGCAATGACGGATTCAGTACATGGCATTCATCCACCATGTGTCCCTGGCGATAGCAATGAGAGCAGTATCTAGGGTTGTTCTCTGGTACAAGCTCTTGCCAAAAGCCTTCGTGTGCACCATTTCCAATCTAGATTCTCGAAGGCCGCGGTTTCAATAAGTCAACTTCAACACAGACCCTTGCAACGCTTGGTCTAGAAACGGCCACAGTCGCTGCATCGATCAGCAATGGAATGCCGAGCACTCCTACAACTTGAAACAATGCTTCCTTGTGGAACAAATGTAATGGAAGTTTAGGCAATTGAAACCACATCGGAACTACTGACGGTTCTCGATCAACATGGAAAGCAGGCGACCATTTGAAGACTCGCATAGGAGATCCATGGACATACCAGATCCCCCGAGACCAACATCTATGAAAATCAGCTTCATTATGAAAACGTAACAACACATGTCGTG
This region of Coffea arabica cultivar ET-39 chromosome 3c, Coffea Arabica ET-39 HiFi, whole genome shotgun sequence genomic DNA includes:
- the LOC140037879 gene encoding uncharacterized protein, yielding MAALQPPAGRQVSHSPIFLRKSFADLFSDKSSTPSLSVQATPSMHKGEPAILFSQDALDKLVAPYRFALVGKFSRRRPKLEDIRTFLLKLDLREAVTVGLLDPRHVLLRFHNEADFHRCWSRGIWYVHGSPMRVFKWSPAFHVDREPSVVPMWFQLPKLPLHLFHKEALFQVVGVLGIPLLIDAATVAVSRPSVARVCVEVDLLKPRPSRI